The Limanda limanda chromosome 13, fLimLim1.1, whole genome shotgun sequence genome has a window encoding:
- the mplkip gene encoding M-phase-specific PLK1-interacting protein, producing MNRGPFRPQRSPGAPGPAGRFPSPGSSWGFPGARSPYGGSGHRGASPRGCGAYSPGSPVYSPGSGRGYRDGPPGGFGSGSRCFPGQMRGRGDGFRRPQSFSPGSAQKFQSSDASVEKYFSPSMVQDPWRHLQPLTTTDASHNRHTT from the exons ATGAACCGTGGCCCGTTCAGACCTCAGCGGAGTCCCGGAGCTCCAGGGCCGGCTGGAAGGTTCCCCTCCCCCGGCTCCAGCTGGGGTTTCCCCGGAGCTCGCTCCCCGTATGGAGGCTCCGGACATCGAGGAGCTTCACCCCGGGGCTGTGGCGCTTACTCCCCGGGTTCCCCGGTATACTCTCCGGGTTCCGGTCGAGGATACCGGGACGGTCCTCCCGGTGGGTTCGGCAGCGGATCCCGGTGCTTCCCAGGACAGATGCGGGGCAGAGGCGACGGTTTCCGGCGGCCTCAGTCCTTCAGTCCCGGTTCAGCTCAGAAGTTCCAG tcttCAGATGCGTCGGTGGAAAAATATTTCAGTCCATCGATGGTTCAAGATCCTTGGAGACATCTGCAGCCACTGACAACAACAGATGcatcacacaacagacacacaacatga
- the inhbab gene encoding inhibin subunit beta Ab, which translates to MSSLFFFVAIILLVDSSPAVSPTPEVDLVSSSACPSCSLSLTKRNISSSGGESDVVQAVKRHILNMLHLSTRPNLTQPVPRAALLNAIKKLHVGHVTKDGSIEIQEEGWAPGTPTPPEPPSEIIIFAEPGDSQNMMTFDISKEGSGSAVVEQANVWIFLKMSKGNRVKRKVLLRLLQHDQDQDTEQECVSEKMVDTRRSGWHTLSIPHSVQNLLDGGSRSLSLRVSCPLCVEAGVSPVLMPANSERAGGRDQSHRPFLMVALRAQEEAMQRRVKRSLECDGKIPVCCKRQFYVNFKDIGWNDWIIAPSGYHANYCEGDCPNHMVSLSSSSLSFHSTVINHYRMRGFGPFQNIKSCCVPTRLRAMSMLYYSEEQKIIKKDIQNMIVDECGCS; encoded by the exons ATGTCTTCTCTGTTCTTCTTCGTGGCGATCATCCTCCTTGTCGATTCCTCTCCGGCGGTCTCTCCGACTCCTGAGGTGGATTTGGTGTCCTCCAGTGCCTGTCCgtcctgctctctgtctctaacGAAGAGGAACATCTCTTCatcaggaggagagagtgacgTGGTCCAGGCGGTGAAGCGTCACATTCTCAACATGCTGCACCTGAGCACCCGACCCAACCTCACCCAGCCGGTCCCTCGTGCCGCGCTGCTCAACGCCATCAAGAAGCTGCACGTGGGCCATGTGACCAAAGACGGCAGCATTGAGATCCAGGAGGAGGGCTGGGCCCCTGGGACTCCAACACCACCTGAACCACCATCGGAAATCATCATCTTCGCAGAGCCCG GTGACTCTCAGAACATGATGACCTTTGACATCTCGAAGGAGGGCAGCGGCTCAGCGGTGGTGGAACAGGCCAATGTCTGGATctttctgaaaatgtcaaaggGAAACCGAGTGAAGCGGAAAGTGTTGCTGCGGCTGCTCCAGCATGACCAGGACCAAGATACGGAGCAGGAGTGTGTTTCAGAGAAGATGGTGGACACCCGTCGTAGCGGCTGGCACACGCTCTCCATCCCTCACAGCGTTCAGAACTTGTTGGATGGCGGCAGCCGCTCCCTCAGCCTGAGGGTTTCCTGTCCGCTGTGTGTCGAGGCTGGAGTCTCACCTGTCCTGATGCCTGCCAACAGCGAGCGAGCAGGAGGTCGAGATCAGTCTCATCGACCGTTCCTCATGGTGGCCCTCCGAGCCCAGGAGGAGGCGATGCAGCGACGAGTCAAACGAAGTCTGGAGTGTGATGGAAAAATACCTGTGTGCTGTAAAAGACAGTTTTATGTGAACTTTAAAGACATTGGCTGGAACGACTGGATTATTGCTCCATCAGGTTATCATGCCAACTACTGTGAAGGCGACTGTCCGAACCACATGGTGAGCCTCAGCAGCTCATCGCTCTCCTTCCACTCAACAGTCATCAATCATTATCGCATGAGAGGCTTTGGCCCGTTTCAAAATATCAAGTCCTGCTGCGTGCCGACCCGGCTGCGCGCCATGTCGATGCTTTACTACAGCGAAGAGCAAAAAATCATCAAGAAAGATATTCAGAACATGATCGTGGACGAGTGCGGCTGCTCGTAA